The genomic DNA GGGTCGCCGTTCCTTCGGAGGGCGTGTTGCATCCTTCTTCCGCTGGAACAATCTGGTTCCCCTCGAATCTGACTCTCAGTCTTTTTGCAATCTTCTCCAACTCGTCCACGGGCtgaacgccgccgcccgccttgGCGCGAGTGGCCTCGCTGAGGGCGACCAAAGTGGCCAAAGACGAATTCTTGGCATCCCGGAAGGGGAGGCAGCTTTCTTGACGAGACCCCCGACCGTTGTCAGAGATACCCTGGCTGACCATTGTCAAGGTGAGAAAGAGGGCTGCGATGGAAATCTCGACAGCCAATACTGTGATCCACCCCCAGCTGATGTGGACGTACGAAACCTGCGTCCACGCAACGCCGGAGATGTTGAAAGCGTCGACTGCGTACTTTTGCGGTTCACCCGAGCGCATCCTAGTAGAGAGTCATCAAGTTAGCTGTGGGATCTCAAGTGTTTTCAAGATTATAGCCTTTTTCGCCTCGATGCTGAAAACGTTCACTCTTAGACTTACGACATGGATAGACTGGTTGCGATGTTTGTATACAAATTGTTCATGACGTCGTGATGGAGCGTGTGGTTGGCCATGGTGCTCATGCTGAAGAGCACATCCTGGAAGAGGGTCTTGATGAACTCCGTTCCGCGAAAGAAGATGGCTGTGTCCTGGTACTCTTCGGTGACGTAGCTGGCACTTGCATACCCCACAAGGTCAACCTTCATGTTGCTGGCCATCTTTTCTAGTGACTGGAGACTTGCGCTGAACCCTTTCTCAACGGTCGTGTTGAGCCTCGCCAGGTTCGTTGCTGCCGGGCCCTTGAGGCGAAGAGTCTCGTTCCACCGGTCTATGCTCTGGTTGCAGTTGCGAGAAGCTTGTTTCAGAAGCGGTCTGCAGTTCATGTCCAGGTAGAAAGGATCCGTTCCTTCGGCAAGTTCTGCTGACTGTTCTACGATGCTTGTCGTCTCGACGCCCATCTGGACCTTCGTCTCGTACGTCTGGACGCATAAATGAAACAATACTTCAACCGCCTCATGCCGGAAGCCGCGTATTGCCTGTATCACGTCTGCCGTCATTGGCGACGACGCAGATTCTTCGATCTGCCCCCACAACGTCTCGTCGAAGGCTGTCGGAATGGTGTGCATCAGCACAAAAGACGCGACCCTTGTTTGCTGGAGACTGTCGCTGTCATTGAACGCAAAGCTCGCGCGGCCATTCAGCATATCAACCATGGCCACCAACGGCGTCTGGTGAGCCATCTCAAAGCCGCCGGGGAGAGATGCCCTCCACACCTTGGCCTCGGGGTTCGGGAACCCCAGCACGAGGGTTTCGATCAGCTCGGGGGATTCAAATTCCTCGACGCGCATGTACGAGGTGATGTTGGCCGTTTTCATGCAAATCCCTAAGGAGTGGTATGAGTCAAACGTGCAATTTCCTGTGGAACAAAACGCGCCGACGGGAGAAATTGACTCTCGGAATCCAGTGCTGTCGGACAAGGTAGCCATCACTAACGCTCTGCGAGATGCAATGTCCATGCGGTCTGCAGGAGAGACGATGGTGTGGACCGCTGGTGCTCTTGCTTCTTCCCCACGAGCTACGGCGTCCCGAACAGGATAGCTAATGACAAGTTGCGTGATGGGAGAGGTTACGGCGCTGACGATCATAAGGAACGCCCCTAGGGTAACGAAATGCCTGTGTCGAATCCGCCATAGCAGCATAATCGAGCCCCACGGACCTCTGCTCGCCTGGTCGAAGACATGGAGGTCGTACAACGGCCGGTTCTTTCGCAGCCACCCCCACTGCGATTGGCTGATTGCAACAGAGACGGGGAGCATAAAGGCGGCTTTGGATAGGGTGGTGAAGAAAGCAAGAAACGTGTTCAGCGTCATACTCAAGGGCCAATCTGGCAGCGGTTGCTGGTCGTAGTTGTTAAGAACCACAATGATCGCTGAACGGGTGCAGGTTAACCCGTCAGTTGCGTTTCTTCGGAAGAGGAAGCCATGAGACATGGGAACATACTGACGAACGCGGCAATGCTGAGCAAAATATATGTTACCTCCCATCCCCAGATCCTCCACAGCGGCTTCACGGCAACCGATGTCTCCGTTTCTCCGGGAACTCCTTCAAGGCGATCCAAAAAGCGATTACTGTTTTTGGATTCCAGTGACCATGTGGACGTGGCCACTGGCTTTCGATTAATGGATACATTTGCCGCGAAACTGCGAGCACGGGGTCGTTGCTGGTTGACCGAGGGTCGACCATCGCTAAATCCAGTAATCAATGAAGTGTCTTCAGGTGAGCCACTCCCGCCAGTTCGATATCCCGCAAGTGATTTTTCTGTTTCGGTTCGCGTTTTGGACCTCCAACGAGTGTCGTAGTAGGATGGCTCTACGCAATTTTGTGTTAGTCATCACCATCGGAAACATTGAATTTAGCTATTTTCGAGTTCTGACCATGTTGGTTCTCGCTTGGTGCACTATGTGAGTCGGCAAATGGGAAATATCGAATCCTCTCCTCCTCAGTTTGGATTGGGAAGGAAGTTTGAATGGAGGGATCTGAGATGTGTTGATATGCCATTGTACCCAGTCAAGCCGAGGACGGAAAGAAAACCTCCAATACTTCGAAGTTCAGTCGAAAGGAACTGGAGATCTTTGTCTTGATAAATCAGAACGACTTCCACAAAGGAGGGGGGTTTCACTCTAGATGCCAAGTAAAGCCTGCAGATTGCCAGCATGTAGTCTGTTGACCGAAATGCAGTGAAGCGCCATCTGCAATGTGATCCACCAACCACACTCACAGCCTGCTCCCCTGCTTCGGTTTCCAAGCCAAAAGTGCATTTCGGACAGGGCGGGCAAGTACCTAGACAGGAAGGTTGCAGTGGTATGAAGATAGGAAAACCTGATCAGTGTAGCATGCCACATGCAGGAAAGCTGTTTACACGGCAGCCAACAGTCTGCAAGACTCCATGAATAGCACAAAATCAAGCTTGATTCCAGGCATTGCGCAAGCAGGTGAAGGCGTTTTCATTATCGCGCATGTTACCATAGAAGTCGCTGCATTAAGCTCATCATAAACTTCCAGTTTCCCTCCCATTCGGTCAAACAGTCAATGAACGGAAATACCACAAGGAGCACAGAAACCACACTCGATATCCATCAGGCCGTCTCCTCAGTCTTCAAAGGCTTCTGGCCCGCAAGACTGTGGTAAAACACGTACGAGTGGATAGACGTGTTAAGGAGATCCTTACGCACGTCAATCAGGAACACCTCGACTTCTTCAGGAGACCACCCTAAGCCCCTCGTCATAGGTCCCACAGTGATTCCGTGTAGACCATCGTAGATGACGGCCTTGCAGTACGCACCGATCATTCTGAGGTCTTCTCTCTTGGGCCATTCGCCGACTGGCACCTTTTGAACGTCGTGAACCTGGTTTACGAAACCAGCATCCTTCAAGCGTTGGGGGTTGGTGTCTGCAACGTCCGCCTCGATACCGAACTTGTTGAGACCCTCCCAGATGTGTTTCATCATCTTGGTAACGGCGTATGTGGGAGGCATGGTGTCATCGTCACAGTTGAAATTCCACTTCATCTCTTGGAGTTCAATCCAGCCGCCTGGCTTAAGACACCTGATACATAATTAGACGATCGGATGCTACTCGGATAGGAAAATAACTCACCTGTATGCCTGAGCGAGGAGCTTGTCCCAGTCTTTGATTGCGGCGCCCATGTTGCGTATGTGGATGTAATCAATCGAATCGTCCGAATACAGCCACTCcgcttcggcgtcgtcgactaCGAAAGAGACGTTTACCGGGACATACATAGGTTGAATCGGGCTGAGGTCGATGCCGGTGACT from Colletotrichum higginsianum IMI 349063 chromosome 3, whole genome shotgun sequence includes the following:
- a CDS encoding Methyltransferase domain-containing protein; translated protein: MAEVRAATQSPSRSPPPPQSPEAGAGESEARESIAREVGPSEAVPQEAGPQEAGSPETGRQETASPAVNHSPPPNIEAQDDGDEGDEGDGYETASNTSSNDTSSLASSIRDYNFENKRRYHKFKEGRYAFPNDDAEQEREDMKHAMVVTLCGGALHSAPLENPHKILDIGTGTGIWAIDMGDEYPEAEVTGIDLSPIQPMYVPVNVSFVVDDAEAEWLYSDDSIDYIHIRNMGAAIKDWDKLLAQAYRCLKPGGWIELQEMKWNFNCDDDTMPPTYAVTKMMKHIWEGLNKFGIEADVADTNPQRLKDAGFVNQVHDVQKVPVGEWPKREDLRMIGAYCKAVIYDGLHGITVGPMTRGLGWSPEEVEVFLIDVRKDLLNTSIHSYVFYHSLAGQKPLKTEETA